A DNA window from Fundulus heteroclitus isolate FHET01 unplaced genomic scaffold, MU-UCD_Fhet_4.1 scaffold_75, whole genome shotgun sequence contains the following coding sequences:
- the LOC118561881 gene encoding uncharacterized protein LOC118561881 yields MSWEEETLWEDLHLPRYRPARRLRRDGEAPKRSQAERRRWQEEKLSLIGQAKEAEDKRNQEIRKFAEDRERYCRQQSLLESKLLEKEAAMESWRKERDALVAALEVQLQKLLSSQAEKDKVIKELSEQSSKQPAEGKDGAVSHHVAELQVALMEKEAQVLQLKEELEATASKGDGAPTRVRTSFTSRTFPRAARRGSAVIYRRSRLF; encoded by the exons ATGTCCTGGGAGGAGGAAACTCTCTGGGAAGACCTTCATCTTCCTCGGTACCGCCCGGCCCGCCGCCTCAGGAGAGATGGTGAAGCTCCAAAGAGGAGCCAGGCTGAACGCAGGAGGTGGCAGGAGGAGAAGCTGTCTCTGATTGGTCAAGCCAAAGAGGCAGAAGACAAGAGGAACCAGGAAATTAGGAAGTTTGCAGAAGACCGAGAGCGCTACTGCCGCCAGCAGAGCCTCTTA GAGTCCAAGCTGCTGGAGAAGGAGGCGGCCATGGAGAGCTGGAGGAAGGAGAGGGACGCCCTGGTTGCTGCcctggaggtgcagctgcagaagctgctgtCCAGCCAAGCAGAGAAAGACAAAGTCATCAAGGAGCTGAGTGAGCAGAGCTCAAAGCAGCCAGCAGAG GGTAAAGATGGCGCCGTGTCTCACCATGTGGCAGAGCTGCAGGTCGCTCTGATGGAGAAGGAGGCGCAGGTcctgcagctgaaggaggagctggaggcgaCCGCCAGCAAAGGGGACGGCGCTCCAACACGGGTCAGAACCTCCTTCACTAGTCGGACATTTCCCAGAGCGGCTCGTCGAGGTTCTGCTGTCATTTATAGACGCAGCAGGTTGTTCTGA